Proteins encoded within one genomic window of Couchioplanes caeruleus:
- the atpB gene encoding F0F1 ATP synthase subunit A yields MIGQSTVLAAEFPPSVEDFYLPSILPWGAHDNYWFTKITLLVWVAVAAIIIFFLVSNRKPKLVPTKKQWLAESIYGFVRNNIAVDMIGPRGVAFAPYLTTLFCFILMMNLFGIVPLVQISPSSHIAFPAVLAVISYVMFIYVGMRHHGGLNYFKHALIPPAPWFILPLLIPIEFFSNFLVRPFSLAVRLFANMFAGHMLLLVFTLGGFAMINANAWLAPVSVLSWLLTVALTLLEFLVICLQAYVFTVLTASYVQGALADEH; encoded by the coding sequence GTGATCGGTCAGTCGACGGTCCTCGCAGCGGAGTTCCCGCCCAGCGTCGAGGACTTCTACCTGCCCAGCATCCTGCCGTGGGGCGCGCACGACAACTACTGGTTCACCAAGATCACTCTGCTGGTCTGGGTGGCGGTGGCCGCGATCATCATCTTCTTCCTGGTCTCGAACCGGAAGCCGAAGCTGGTGCCCACCAAGAAGCAGTGGCTGGCGGAGAGCATTTACGGCTTCGTGCGCAACAACATCGCGGTCGATATGATCGGTCCGCGTGGTGTGGCCTTCGCGCCCTACTTGACGACGCTCTTCTGCTTCATCCTGATGATGAACCTCTTCGGCATCGTGCCGCTGGTGCAGATCTCACCGAGCTCGCACATCGCGTTCCCGGCGGTTCTCGCGGTGATCAGCTATGTCATGTTCATCTACGTCGGTATGCGTCACCACGGCGGTCTGAATTACTTCAAGCACGCCTTGATCCCGCCGGCGCCGTGGTTCATTCTGCCGCTGCTGATCCCGATCGAGTTCTTCTCGAACTTCCTGGTCCGCCCCTTCTCGCTGGCGGTCCGACTCTTCGCCAACATGTTCGCGGGCCACATGCTGCTGCTGGTGTTCACGCTCGGTGGCTTCGCGATGATCAATGCGAACGCCTGGCTGGCTCCGGTTTCGGTGCTGTCCTGGCTGCTGACCGTGGCGCTGACCCTGCTCGAGTTCCTGGTGATCTGCCTCCAGGCCTACGTCTTCACCGTGCTGACCGCGAGCTACGTGCAGGGTGCGCTCGCCGACGAGCACTGA
- a CDS encoding ATP synthase F0 subunit C, with protein sequence MGVDVLAAVEGSTAAIGYGLAAIGPGIGVGLVFSAYIQSTARQPESSRLTLPYVWIGFAVIEALALLGIAFGFIWQGSNL encoded by the coding sequence ATGGGTGTTGACGTTCTTGCCGCAGTTGAGGGCAGCACCGCCGCCATCGGCTACGGCCTCGCCGCCATCGGCCCCGGCATCGGTGTCGGCCTGGTCTTCTCGGCCTACATCCAGTCGACCGCTCGTCAGCCGGAGTCGTCCCGCCTGACCCTGCCCTACGTCTGGATCGGCTTCGCCGTCATCGAGGCGCTCGCCCTGCTGGGCATCGCCTTCGGCTTCATCTGGCAGGGAAGCAACCTCTAA
- a CDS encoding F0F1 ATP synthase subunit B, with the protein MLSLSYLAAEAGEESGHNPIIPVWQEIVVGSVAFAVLCFVLMKFVFPQMEKTFKARVDAIEGGIKRAEAAQAEANGLLEQYKTQLAEARTEAARIRDEARADAEGIRQDVLAKAREESERIIAAGREQLAAQRESIVRDLRSEVGTLAVDLASKIVGESLADEARSRGTVDRFISELGAGTGGR; encoded by the coding sequence ATGCTTTCCCTTTCCTATCTGGCCGCTGAGGCCGGAGAAGAGTCCGGCCACAACCCGATCATTCCTGTCTGGCAGGAGATCGTGGTCGGCTCGGTGGCGTTCGCCGTGCTCTGCTTCGTCCTGATGAAGTTCGTCTTCCCGCAGATGGAGAAGACGTTCAAGGCTCGGGTCGACGCGATCGAGGGCGGCATCAAGCGCGCCGAGGCCGCTCAGGCCGAGGCGAACGGGCTGCTCGAGCAGTACAAGACGCAGCTCGCCGAGGCCCGCACCGAGGCCGCGCGCATCCGCGACGAGGCTCGTGCCGACGCCGAGGGCATCCGCCAGGACGTCCTCGCCAAGGCCCGGGAGGAGTCCGAGCGCATCATCGCCGCGGGTCGCGAGCAGCTCGCCGCCCAGCGCGAGAGCATCGTGCGCGACCTGCGCTCCGAGGTGGGCACGCTCGCGGTGGACCTGGCCAGCAAGATCGTCGGTGAGTCTCTCGCCGACGAGGCGCGCAGCCGGGGCACCGTCGACCGGTTCATCAGCGAGCTCGGCGCCGGTACGGGCGGGCGCTGA